One Embleya scabrispora DNA segment encodes these proteins:
- a CDS encoding DUF4232 domain-containing protein gives MFRNRRTALLVSAAVLGGAMSMTACQGSDSNSKSGAAQGSSPVAPPAAPPAAAAPGGNTGGSAGGSAGGSGSAGATEPAGKVSSGKDSAGKSAGGQGATTGGGGGGAGGDGSIGKCRTDDLRATAQDATIGGDDALTVAVTFENIGHNCTMSGFAGVDLQTAKGPLSAKRVGDPAAPFTLKSGTSVSFGVTYPSGATGPYGVKITGLEVTPPGETKTITLNWPGTPTLPVIDGAGSPVDVGPIGSAGQGG, from the coding sequence ATGTTCCGCAACCGTCGCACCGCCCTCCTCGTCTCCGCAGCCGTCCTCGGCGGCGCGATGTCGATGACGGCGTGCCAGGGATCGGACTCGAACTCGAAGTCGGGGGCCGCACAGGGCTCCTCACCCGTCGCGCCGCCGGCCGCACCGCCCGCTGCGGCGGCCCCCGGCGGCAACACAGGCGGCAGCGCGGGAGGTAGCGCGGGAGGCAGCGGGAGCGCCGGCGCGACCGAACCCGCCGGGAAGGTCTCCTCCGGGAAGGACTCCGCCGGGAAGAGCGCCGGCGGGCAGGGCGCGACCACCGGCGGCGGAGGCGGTGGCGCCGGTGGCGACGGCTCGATCGGCAAGTGCCGCACCGACGATCTGCGGGCCACCGCACAGGACGCCACGATCGGCGGCGACGACGCACTCACCGTCGCGGTGACGTTCGAGAACATCGGCCACAACTGCACGATGTCCGGGTTCGCGGGCGTGGACCTCCAGACGGCGAAGGGCCCCCTGTCCGCGAAGCGCGTCGGCGACCCGGCCGCCCCGTTCACCCTGAAGAGCGGCACGTCGGTGTCCTTCGGGGTCACCTACCCCAGCGGCGCCACCGGCCCCTACGGCGTCAAGATCACCGGCCTCGAGGTCACCCCGCCCGGGGAGACCAAGACCATCACGCTGAACTGGCCCGGCACGCCCACCCTGCCGGTCATCGACGGCGCCGGCTCCCCGGTCGACGTCGGCCCCATCGGCAGCGCCGGCCAGGGCGGCTGA
- a CDS encoding (2Fe-2S) ferredoxin domain-containing protein — MSGEGARALDGPVAGGVTVLVGMSVTEADRRAELLAAAVPSGATTAFLQQGEPSLSAELTRLADAGAQAVVLIGVRLGASGPGHSWLRRIAAYWWRERTGHRPALLVATRLAESADAVAEVATTVKPITGEEPGLTSPAWEEVTTHRHQVMVCRGPRCTAKGADDTQVALIRRLTEHGLGDDDVLVTQTGCQFPCNQAPVISVQPDDVWYGHVDPATIGAIVADHLIGGRPITTHRLPRHRKEPANRSED; from the coding sequence ATGAGTGGAGAAGGTGCGCGAGCCCTCGACGGGCCTGTCGCGGGCGGTGTGACGGTCCTGGTCGGGATGTCCGTCACGGAGGCCGATCGGCGGGCCGAACTGCTCGCGGCCGCCGTGCCGTCGGGCGCCACGACGGCGTTCCTGCAGCAGGGCGAGCCGTCCCTGTCGGCCGAGTTGACCAGGCTGGCCGACGCGGGCGCGCAGGCCGTCGTCCTGATCGGGGTCCGCCTGGGGGCATCCGGCCCCGGACACTCCTGGCTGCGGCGGATCGCGGCGTACTGGTGGCGCGAGCGCACCGGCCATCGTCCCGCGCTGCTGGTTGCCACGCGGCTCGCCGAATCCGCGGACGCGGTGGCCGAGGTTGCGACGACCGTCAAACCGATCACCGGGGAGGAACCCGGTCTCACCTCTCCGGCCTGGGAGGAGGTCACCACCCACCGGCACCAGGTGATGGTGTGCCGCGGACCGCGCTGCACGGCCAAGGGCGCGGACGACACCCAGGTTGCGCTGATCCGCCGACTCACGGAGCACGGGCTCGGCGACGACGACGTCCTCGTCACGCAGACGGGGTGCCAGTTCCCCTGCAACCAGGCCCCCGTGATCAGCGTGCAGCCCGACGACGTCTGGTACGGGCACGTGGACCCGGCGACGATCGGCGCGATCGTGGCCGACCACCTGATCGGCGGCCGGCCGATCACGACGCATCGCCTCCCGCGGCACAGGAAGGAACCGGCGAACCGGTCGGAGGACTGA
- a CDS encoding snapalysin family zinc-dependent metalloprotease, which yields MPQPKWFAALGTAAVVTMVMAPAEQAAAAPSNAAPDSVSAATTLYYDDSRAAGWEAAITAGVATWNANVTSVKLMKAPPGTRAQIRITATNGWPQASLGPVRPGGQSWVELGSQAVDQGYDKTRIAAHEIGHNLGLPDNKPGPCSKLMSGSSAGVGCRNPVPDAAERSRVEYNYGGRAAAHIPADGRVMVDVS from the coding sequence ATGCCCCAGCCCAAATGGTTCGCGGCACTCGGGACCGCCGCGGTCGTCACCATGGTCATGGCGCCTGCGGAGCAAGCCGCGGCCGCGCCGTCCAACGCCGCTCCGGACAGCGTTTCGGCGGCGACGACCCTCTACTACGACGACTCCCGAGCCGCCGGCTGGGAGGCGGCCATCACAGCCGGCGTCGCCACCTGGAACGCGAACGTCACCAGCGTGAAGCTGATGAAGGCGCCGCCCGGCACCCGGGCCCAGATTCGGATCACCGCCACCAACGGTTGGCCCCAGGCAAGCCTGGGTCCGGTCCGCCCGGGTGGACAGTCGTGGGTGGAACTCGGCAGCCAGGCGGTCGACCAGGGCTACGACAAGACCCGGATAGCCGCCCATGAGATCGGCCACAACCTGGGCCTGCCCGACAACAAGCCGGGTCCGTGCTCCAAGCTGATGTCGGGCTCCAGCGCGGGAGTCGGCTGTAGGAACCCCGTTCCCGACGCGGCCGAGCGATCGCGGGTCGAGTACAACTACGGCGGCCGTGCCGCCGCGCACATCCCGGCCGACGGCCGGGTGATGGTCGACGTGTCCTGA
- a CDS encoding VOC family protein produces the protein MKAHVSSILLGVRDMDRAKEFYTEGLGWKIENDYGISVFFASDGASPVGFYAREGLAGQVGTDPEGSGFSGLVLTYVVRSEARVDEIMAEARKAGATILNPAGALPWGGYGGTFADPDGYIWSLGYSAQGTDQPYAE, from the coding sequence ATGAAGGCGCACGTCAGCTCGATTCTTCTCGGTGTCCGTGACATGGACCGGGCCAAGGAGTTCTACACCGAAGGGCTCGGTTGGAAGATCGAGAACGACTACGGCATCTCGGTGTTCTTCGCATCGGACGGCGCGTCGCCGGTCGGGTTCTACGCTCGCGAGGGCCTGGCCGGCCAGGTGGGCACGGACCCGGAGGGCAGCGGCTTCAGCGGGCTGGTTCTGACCTACGTCGTCCGCAGCGAGGCACGCGTCGACGAGATCATGGCGGAGGCCCGCAAGGCCGGCGCCACGATCCTCAACCCCGCCGGTGCTCTCCCGTGGGGCGGCTACGGCGGCACCTTCGCCGACCCGGACGGCTACATCTGGAGTCTCGGCTACAGCGCCCAGGGAACCGACCAGCCCTACGCCGAGTAG
- a CDS encoding ABC transporter ATP-binding protein, which yields MINANRAGPAAENVGVRVDGATLLTDVTVGFALGRVTGLLGPNGAGKTTLLRVLAGLRRPQTGRVLLDGDDLYGLTARRRARRVAFMEQQADTALPLTARQVIDLGRTPHRGRWPVLPGLASAHEDAVLAEAASATDVGALLDRTWSSLSGGERQRVQLARALVQEPEVLLLDEPTNHLDLRYQLGFLETVRGLGITTVAALHDLELAAAYCDDVAVLLDGRLVAHGPVAEVLTSATIARVYGVDATVERHPLHSRPHIRWNGLLTEGVES from the coding sequence GTGATCAACGCGAACCGGGCGGGGCCGGCCGCCGAGAACGTAGGCGTGCGCGTCGACGGCGCCACATTGTTGACGGACGTGACGGTCGGCTTCGCCCTCGGCCGGGTGACGGGCCTGCTCGGGCCGAACGGTGCCGGCAAGACGACGCTGCTACGGGTCCTGGCCGGTCTGCGCCGGCCGCAGACGGGCCGAGTCCTCCTCGACGGCGACGACCTGTACGGCCTCACGGCCCGCCGACGCGCGCGCAGGGTGGCCTTCATGGAGCAGCAGGCCGACACCGCGCTGCCGCTGACGGCCCGCCAGGTCATCGATCTGGGGCGCACGCCGCACCGCGGCCGGTGGCCCGTGCTGCCGGGCCTCGCGAGCGCCCACGAGGATGCCGTGCTCGCCGAGGCCGCCTCCGCCACCGATGTCGGCGCGCTGCTCGACAGGACCTGGTCGTCCCTGTCCGGCGGCGAGCGCCAGCGCGTGCAACTCGCGCGCGCCCTGGTCCAGGAACCGGAGGTGCTGCTGCTGGACGAGCCCACCAACCACCTCGACCTGCGCTACCAACTCGGCTTCCTCGAAACCGTGCGCGGGCTCGGCATCACCACCGTCGCGGCCCTGCACGACCTCGAACTCGCCGCCGCCTACTGCGACGACGTCGCCGTGCTGCTCGACGGCCGACTGGTGGCGCATGGGCCCGTCGCCGAAGTGCTCACCTCCGCCACGATCGCGCGCGTCTACGGCGTCGACGCGACCGTGGAGCGCCATCCCCTGCATTCCCGACCGCACATTCGATGGAACGGCTTGCTTACCGAAGGGGTCGAGTCATGA
- a CDS encoding FecCD family ABC transporter permease gives MTARPAARLAGASRAAVALAVAAVLLLSTVVLGLAVGSVHEPPHVVADVVLRRLGLGGSDVTPLDDQIVWQLRLPRVLGAAATGAGLAVCGAVLQTLTGNDLADPYLLGISNGAAVGAVTVIVLGVGVSGTAGIGALPAAAFVGALLAVLVVLTLAGAHSRTLPASRTVLAGIAVGQLCGAYTSFVVLVLGDRNAARGVMEWTLGSVAGVRWNTAVFLVAVAVLGTVAMGAAARDLDAFAFGETAARSVGVHVERTRWALIAAAALVTACLVANTGVIGFVGLVVPHVVRLVCGPRHALLLPMSALVGASLLVGSDIVARSVLPEQEIPVGVVTAGLGAPFFAWLLWRQAAGRSAGGSRS, from the coding sequence GTGACCGCTCGTCCCGCCGCACGACTCGCCGGCGCGAGTCGTGCGGCGGTGGCCCTGGCCGTCGCCGCAGTGCTGCTGCTGTCCACCGTTGTGCTCGGCCTCGCCGTGGGATCGGTGCACGAGCCGCCGCACGTCGTGGCCGACGTGGTGCTGCGCCGACTGGGCCTCGGTGGCTCCGACGTCACGCCGTTGGACGATCAGATCGTCTGGCAACTTCGGCTGCCGCGCGTCCTGGGGGCCGCCGCGACCGGCGCGGGACTCGCGGTGTGCGGGGCCGTGTTGCAGACCCTGACCGGCAACGACCTGGCCGACCCCTACCTGCTCGGGATCTCCAACGGCGCCGCCGTCGGCGCGGTCACCGTGATCGTCCTCGGTGTAGGGGTCTCCGGCACCGCGGGAATCGGCGCGCTCCCGGCCGCCGCCTTCGTCGGTGCCCTGCTCGCCGTCCTCGTCGTGCTGACCCTGGCCGGGGCGCACAGCCGGACCCTGCCGGCCTCGCGAACCGTGCTGGCCGGCATCGCGGTGGGGCAGTTGTGCGGCGCGTACACCTCGTTCGTCGTGCTCGTCCTCGGCGACCGCAACGCCGCTCGCGGCGTCATGGAGTGGACGCTGGGTTCGGTGGCCGGGGTGCGGTGGAACACGGCCGTCTTCCTGGTCGCGGTGGCCGTCCTCGGCACGGTGGCGATGGGCGCGGCCGCCCGGGACCTCGACGCGTTCGCGTTCGGCGAGACCGCGGCCCGTTCCGTCGGCGTGCACGTCGAACGGACCCGCTGGGCCCTGATCGCCGCGGCGGCGCTGGTGACCGCGTGTCTGGTGGCCAATACCGGCGTCATCGGGTTCGTGGGTCTGGTCGTGCCGCACGTGGTCCGCCTGGTGTGCGGTCCGCGCCACGCCCTCCTGCTGCCGATGTCCGCACTCGTGGGCGCGTCGCTGCTCGTGGGCAGCGACATCGTGGCGCGCTCGGTGCTCCCGGAGCAGGAGATCCCCGTCGGCGTCGTCACCGCCGGGCTCGGAGCGCCGTTCTTCGCATGGTTGTTGTGGCGCCAGGCGGCAGGCAGGTCGGCCGGGGGGAGTCGGTCGTGA
- a CDS encoding DinB family protein, whose product MTTINDTPPAWDERTQLTTFLDYARGTARAKCDGISAENARKALLPGSPLMTVSGLVNHLRWTEYYWFQVVFLGEEDRAPMTDEDPDREMRIAVDFPLTELLDTYAEQSARYRELVAANELDTRAVGTIRDGLHVDLRWILLHLTEETARHNGHLDILREMLDGRTGK is encoded by the coding sequence ATGACCACAATCAACGACACGCCGCCCGCATGGGACGAGCGCACCCAGCTCACCACGTTCCTCGACTACGCACGGGGCACCGCCCGCGCCAAGTGCGACGGCATCTCCGCGGAGAACGCCCGCAAAGCGCTCCTGCCGGGATCGCCGCTGATGACCGTGAGCGGGTTGGTCAACCACCTCCGCTGGACCGAGTACTACTGGTTCCAGGTGGTCTTCCTCGGCGAGGAGGACCGGGCCCCGATGACGGACGAGGACCCCGACCGCGAGATGCGTATCGCCGTCGACTTCCCGCTCACGGAGTTGCTCGACACGTATGCCGAACAGAGCGCCCGCTACCGCGAACTGGTCGCCGCGAACGAGCTGGACACTCGGGCGGTGGGAACCATCCGCGACGGCCTCCACGTCGACCTGCGCTGGATCCTCCTCCATCTCACCGAAGAGACGGCCCGCCACAACGGTCATCTGGACATCCTGCGCGAGATGCTCGACGGCAGGACCGGCAAGTAG
- a CDS encoding ABC transporter substrate-binding protein, with product MPRAALRPFRAERSIPPAGAPHSVRPIRSTRSGLAAVALLLVGALGACTGAPEADKPVAAAGSSHPTPVSVNRCGVTTTVTAPPARLVTLNQGATEVALALDLQTRMAGTAYLDDAVPARWKTAYDTVPVLSEKYPSKEKLLAARPDFLYASYSSAFTDKVAGTRDELGSQGITTYLSPLGCADGKQSASPSFQAVWDELGDVAELFGVAPRAAAIRDTQQRQLAEVTAKSTGKGLKVLWYDSDTKTPYVGAGHGGPQLVLDAVGARNVFDTLPGGWKSTSWEQVVAADPDAIVLADAGWDTAQSKIDYLEHDPVLSKLKAVQRRAYVVVPFSESTPGVQLADGAVRVSAGLGNLTPRP from the coding sequence ATGCCCCGCGCTGCCCTGCGCCCGTTTCGAGCCGAACGTTCCATACCTCCGGCGGGCGCCCCGCACTCCGTGCGCCCCATACGCTCCACCCGCTCCGGTCTCGCCGCCGTGGCGCTCCTGCTCGTCGGCGCGCTCGGCGCCTGCACGGGCGCGCCCGAGGCCGACAAGCCCGTCGCGGCGGCGGGGAGCAGCCACCCGACACCGGTGAGCGTGAACAGGTGCGGCGTCACCACCACCGTGACGGCACCGCCGGCCCGGCTGGTCACCCTCAACCAGGGCGCCACCGAAGTCGCCCTGGCCCTCGACCTGCAGACCCGGATGGCCGGAACGGCGTACCTCGACGACGCGGTCCCGGCGCGATGGAAGACGGCCTACGACACCGTCCCGGTGCTCTCCGAGAAGTACCCGTCCAAGGAGAAACTCCTCGCGGCGCGCCCGGACTTCCTCTACGCCTCCTACTCCAGCGCGTTCACCGACAAGGTGGCGGGCACGCGGGACGAACTGGGTTCCCAGGGCATCACCACCTACCTGTCGCCGCTGGGTTGCGCCGACGGCAAGCAGTCGGCGTCGCCCTCCTTCCAGGCGGTATGGGACGAACTGGGCGATGTCGCCGAGCTGTTCGGCGTCGCACCGCGTGCCGCCGCCATCCGGGACACGCAGCAGCGGCAACTGGCCGAAGTCACCGCCAAGTCGACGGGCAAGGGCCTGAAGGTGCTCTGGTACGACTCGGATACCAAGACCCCCTACGTCGGCGCGGGCCACGGCGGACCCCAGCTCGTGCTCGACGCCGTCGGCGCCCGCAACGTCTTCGACACGCTGCCCGGTGGCTGGAAGAGCACGAGTTGGGAGCAGGTGGTCGCGGCGGACCCGGACGCCATCGTGCTCGCGGACGCCGGGTGGGACACCGCACAATCCAAGATCGACTATCTCGAACACGACCCCGTGCTGAGCAAGCTCAAGGCCGTCCAACGCCGTGCGTACGTGGTCGTGCCGTTCTCCGAGTCGACCCCCGGCGTGCAACTCGCCGACGGTGCCGTCCGGGTCTCGGCCGGCCTGGGCAACCTGACTCCGCGTCCGTGA
- a CDS encoding nuclear transport factor 2 family protein: protein MTSSHTHPDHDGVHAAVRSYVRAVTAGDADAVRAVFHPDARMWGYLGERFVSAPIEEFCAVVAAESGERRWSARYSWEIRSIEVNGEVAVAVLEEYGYRGADFVNHFSLVRTDGRWLIAGKTFHSPAT from the coding sequence ATGACCTCCTCCCACACCCACCCCGATCACGACGGCGTCCACGCCGCCGTCCGCTCCTATGTGCGCGCGGTGACCGCCGGGGACGCCGACGCCGTCCGGGCCGTCTTCCACCCCGACGCCCGCATGTGGGGGTATCTCGGCGAAAGGTTCGTCTCCGCGCCCATCGAGGAGTTCTGCGCGGTGGTGGCCGCCGAGTCCGGCGAGCGGCGATGGTCGGCGCGGTACTCCTGGGAAATCCGCTCCATCGAGGTGAACGGCGAGGTCGCGGTCGCGGTGCTGGAGGAGTACGGCTACCGGGGCGCCGACTTCGTCAACCACTTCTCCCTGGTGCGTACGGACGGGCGGTGGCTGATCGCCGGCAAGACGTTCCACAGCCCGGCCACCTGA
- a CDS encoding glycosyl hydrolase family 28-related protein, with product MATTSAPATAAGNAADWYDVKAHGAIGDGVADDTAAVQSAIDAAARAGGTVYFPAGRYLVAPVPVAGKPAAALSVNGDGVRLVGAGSKAAMLVKKTDGILLRISGTGPSLDAKGTTHRRYCAIENLGLNGNGRTGLLLELYYNNNTHIRDVYLTSNADIAVDAVELWDSRFHDMVVESCTGPADSSRHPNVWLRNSSTANPREWGYGTDNVNQVHLTGCRLENFGTGALWVTQGTAGTSNPNGIHITDCKFETSAMKGGPHFRVDASCRHVFARNIYAYAGNFATGYGTPQNIIDWAPSASALEDTLIACGTTTTVNSGVILYSAKGQTGVLRNVNGLYGTKPAGTHIYYEQSSTGDFRVENSYGNTGGQASGAIPTRNQPNPPLRLVAGPVSDASFQYPPLDGTMAVDTTDKRLYVRVGGTWTWTELRA from the coding sequence GTGGCGACGACATCGGCCCCGGCGACCGCGGCGGGCAACGCCGCGGACTGGTACGACGTCAAGGCACACGGCGCGATCGGCGACGGCGTCGCGGACGACACCGCAGCCGTCCAGTCCGCGATCGACGCCGCGGCGCGAGCGGGCGGCACGGTCTACTTCCCCGCCGGCCGATACCTCGTGGCCCCGGTGCCCGTTGCCGGCAAACCCGCCGCCGCGCTGTCCGTGAACGGCGACGGCGTACGCCTGGTCGGCGCCGGCAGCAAGGCCGCCATGCTCGTCAAGAAAACCGACGGCATCCTCCTGCGGATCTCCGGCACCGGCCCCTCACTCGACGCGAAAGGCACCACACACCGCCGCTACTGCGCGATCGAGAACCTCGGCCTCAACGGAAACGGCAGGACGGGCCTGCTGCTCGAGCTCTACTACAACAACAACACCCACATCCGCGACGTCTACCTGACGAGCAACGCGGACATCGCCGTCGACGCCGTCGAACTGTGGGACTCGCGATTCCACGACATGGTCGTGGAATCCTGCACGGGTCCCGCGGACAGCAGTCGACACCCCAACGTCTGGCTGCGGAACTCCTCCACCGCGAACCCCCGGGAATGGGGCTACGGCACCGACAACGTCAATCAGGTCCACCTGACCGGCTGCCGCCTGGAGAACTTCGGCACCGGCGCACTGTGGGTCACCCAGGGCACCGCGGGAACCAGCAACCCCAACGGAATCCACATCACCGACTGCAAGTTCGAGACGTCCGCGATGAAGGGTGGACCACACTTCAGGGTCGACGCGTCCTGCCGACACGTGTTCGCCCGCAACATCTACGCGTACGCGGGCAACTTCGCCACCGGATACGGCACTCCGCAGAACATCATCGACTGGGCCCCCTCCGCGAGCGCGCTGGAGGACACCCTCATCGCGTGCGGCACGACGACGACCGTCAACTCCGGCGTCATCCTGTACTCGGCCAAGGGCCAGACCGGCGTCCTGCGCAACGTCAACGGCCTGTACGGCACCAAGCCCGCCGGCACGCACATCTACTACGAACAGAGTTCGACCGGCGACTTCCGCGTCGAGAACTCCTACGGCAACACCGGCGGACAGGCCAGTGGCGCCATCCCCACCCGCAACCAGCCCAACCCACCGCTGCGCCTGGTCGCGGGCCCGGTCTCCGACGCGTCGTTCCAATACCCCCCGCTCGACGGCACGATGGCCGTCGACACCACCGACAAGCGCCTGTACGTACGCGTCGGCGGCACCTGGACCTGGACCGAACTGCGGGCATGA
- a CDS encoding helix-turn-helix domain-containing protein, producing MEFVLTTDGLRGAERFEYWRSAVSDTFVPLRAEPARGAGRPFRGRMRSMALGALQITEVSADAHAVYRTPRLITASGGEYFKLGLQLSGGCVLSQDGREVALAAGDFAIYDTTRPYRLSFEAEYRQLVVMLPRSLLRVPLREMDRATARRLSGQRGFGALAVSVLRQLPQHQAEFQGAERHRLADTVSDLVAGLVTARLAPVASGGGSGRGVSITTIKAYIEDRLGDPGLGPERVAAAHYVSTRHLHRLFQEQGTTVSGWIRHRRLERCRRELGDPTLRERPVGAVAARWGLTDAARFSRTFRHAYGCSPREYRAAALG from the coding sequence ATGGAATTCGTGCTCACGACGGACGGCCTGCGCGGCGCCGAGCGCTTCGAATACTGGCGATCGGCCGTCTCCGACACCTTCGTCCCGCTGCGCGCCGAGCCGGCGCGCGGCGCCGGGCGGCCGTTCCGGGGCCGGATGCGGTCCATGGCGCTGGGCGCGCTACAGATCACCGAGGTCTCGGCGGATGCTCACGCCGTATACCGGACCCCTCGCCTGATCACGGCGTCCGGTGGCGAGTACTTCAAGCTGGGCCTCCAGCTCTCCGGGGGATGCGTGCTGAGCCAGGACGGCCGGGAAGTGGCGCTCGCGGCCGGCGACTTCGCGATATACGACACCACCCGCCCGTACCGCCTGTCCTTCGAGGCCGAATACCGTCAACTGGTGGTGATGTTGCCGCGGTCCCTGCTGCGTGTCCCGTTGCGAGAGATGGACCGGGCCACCGCCCGGCGGCTGTCCGGGCAGCGCGGCTTCGGTGCCCTCGCGGTGAGCGTGTTGCGGCAACTCCCGCAGCACCAGGCGGAGTTCCAGGGGGCCGAGCGGCACCGGCTGGCCGACACGGTGAGCGATCTGGTGGCCGGTCTGGTCACGGCCCGGCTCGCCCCGGTCGCGTCCGGCGGCGGGTCGGGCCGAGGGGTGTCGATCACCACGATCAAGGCCTATATCGAGGACCGGCTCGGCGATCCCGGCCTGGGCCCGGAACGAGTGGCCGCCGCGCACTACGTCTCCACCCGCCACCTGCATCGGCTCTTCCAGGAGCAGGGGACGACCGTGTCCGGCTGGATACGGCATCGCCGACTGGAGCGCTGTCGTCGCGAGCTGGGCGATCCCACGCTCCGGGAACGCCCGGTCGGGGCCGTCGCCGCCCGCTGGGGCCTGACGGACGCGGCCCGGTTCAGCCGCACGTTCCGCCACGCGTACGGATGCAGCCCGCGCGAGTATCGCGCGGCGGCACTCGGATGA
- a CDS encoding papain-like cysteine protease family protein, producing MYKQEKTQWCWVASGLTIAKFQGLGSTQTDFCDRAQPYYGCNNQPATLDDMARGWNSLGMSHPGSGLNSAATFNQVYTEVKAARPVAARIGWTSGGGHMNVVYGFDTSRNTIAVGDPWPDTATYTWWNYADYVSNSSSKWTHSRIGISR from the coding sequence ATGTACAAACAGGAGAAAACCCAGTGGTGCTGGGTCGCCTCCGGCCTGACCATCGCCAAGTTCCAGGGCCTCGGCTCCACGCAGACCGACTTCTGCGACCGCGCACAGCCCTACTACGGTTGCAACAACCAGCCCGCCACGCTCGACGACATGGCCAGGGGCTGGAACAGCCTGGGCATGAGTCACCCCGGCTCGGGCCTGAACAGCGCCGCCACGTTCAACCAGGTGTACACCGAGGTCAAGGCGGCCCGGCCGGTCGCGGCCCGTATCGGGTGGACCTCCGGTGGCGGCCACATGAACGTGGTCTACGGCTTCGACACGTCGCGCAACACGATCGCCGTGGGCGACCCATGGCCGGACACCGCCACGTACACGTGGTGGAACTACGCCGACTACGTCAGCAACAGTTCGTCGAAGTGGACGCACTCCCGCATCGGCATCTCCCGCTAA
- a CDS encoding aldehyde dehydrogenase family protein, translating into MPKGRLLIGGAWTAAADGAEFPAHDPASGAPLGRLAAAGRPDVDAAVDAARAALGDPAWTRITAAERARLLWRIADLIERDAAELAELETRDQGQPLGVARAVSVAGAAEHFRYYAGWVTKIEGSVAPVSFPDTLHYTRREPVGVCALITPWNFPLMIAAWKIAPALACGNTVILKPAEQTSLTSVHLIRLCQEAGLPAGVVNLLTGGPRTGQALVAHRGVDKVSFTGSTEVGREIARTSADDLKRVTLELGGKAPSIIARDADIDAAVAGNVRGALLNSGQVCAAYSRFYVDRARAAEFTEKLAAAVTALRLGPGLAAGTDLGPLVSEEHLNRVESMVAAGVAEGAEVVTGGARAGGDLARGNFYRPTVLAGVGDAMSIARDEVFGPVLPILTYDDEDELIARANDTDYGLAAAVWTADLRTAHRLTAGIRAGALFVNMPPVPDPAAPWGGFRSSGWGREMGSYALDAFTETKGVWVHHG; encoded by the coding sequence ATGCCGAAGGGCCGGCTTCTCATCGGCGGAGCGTGGACGGCGGCGGCGGACGGTGCGGAGTTCCCCGCGCACGACCCGGCGAGCGGTGCGCCGCTCGGCCGGCTCGCCGCGGCCGGTCGGCCGGACGTGGACGCCGCGGTCGATGCGGCGAGGGCCGCCCTCGGCGATCCGGCCTGGACGCGGATCACCGCGGCCGAGCGGGCCCGCCTCCTGTGGCGGATAGCCGACCTGATCGAGCGCGACGCCGCCGAGTTGGCCGAACTGGAGACCCGTGACCAGGGTCAGCCGCTGGGCGTGGCGCGCGCGGTGAGCGTGGCGGGAGCCGCCGAGCACTTCCGCTACTACGCGGGGTGGGTGACCAAGATCGAGGGGTCGGTGGCCCCGGTGTCCTTCCCCGACACCCTGCACTACACCCGGCGCGAACCGGTCGGCGTCTGCGCGCTGATCACCCCGTGGAACTTCCCGCTGATGATCGCGGCCTGGAAGATCGCCCCCGCGCTGGCCTGCGGCAATACGGTGATCCTGAAGCCCGCCGAGCAGACCTCGCTCACCTCGGTGCACCTGATCCGGCTCTGCCAGGAGGCGGGACTGCCCGCCGGGGTGGTCAACCTGCTCACCGGCGGCCCGCGGACCGGACAGGCGCTGGTCGCCCACCGGGGAGTGGACAAGGTCTCGTTCACCGGCTCCACCGAGGTGGGCCGGGAGATAGCCCGGACGAGCGCCGACGACCTGAAGCGGGTCACGCTCGAACTGGGCGGCAAAGCCCCCAGCATCATCGCCCGCGACGCGGACATCGACGCCGCGGTGGCGGGCAACGTCCGGGGCGCGCTGCTGAACAGCGGCCAGGTGTGCGCGGCGTACTCCCGGTTCTACGTGGACCGCGCCCGCGCCGCGGAGTTCACCGAGAAGCTCGCCGCGGCCGTCACCGCGCTCCGGCTGGGTCCGGGGCTGGCCGCCGGAACCGACCTCGGCCCCCTGGTCAGCGAGGAGCACCTGAACCGGGTGGAGTCCATGGTCGCCGCGGGCGTCGCCGAGGGCGCCGAGGTCGTCACCGGTGGCGCTCGGGCGGGCGGCGACCTGGCGCGGGGCAATTTCTACCGGCCCACCGTACTGGCGGGCGTCGGCGACGCCATGTCCATCGCCCGCGACGAGGTGTTCGGCCCGGTGTTGCCGATACTCACGTACGACGACGAGGACGAACTGATCGCCCGCGCCAACGACACCGACTACGGGCTGGCCGCCGCGGTGTGGACCGCGGACCTGCGCACCGCGCACCGGCTGACGGCCGGCATCCGGGCCGGCGCGCTGTTCGTGAACATGCCCCCCGTCCCCGATCCGGCGGCGCCCTGGGGCGGGTTTCGCAGCAGTGGCTGGGGGCGGGAGATGGGCTCGTACGCCCTCGACGCGTTCACCGAAACCAAGGGCGTCTGGGTGCACCACGGCTGA